One region of Pseudostreptobacillus hongkongensis genomic DNA includes:
- a CDS encoding tetratricopeptide repeat protein: MKKIKKIIFILFLFPFVLRADFLESLQNIDLLLQKGKYQEALAQGRELSKTEISDEDRKALQNLLSKIEEKIKKENANTNTSSEGVYNNTGEINFTTDEEKTEDLESVSNGTVAYPGDEINDASRYAEFDRLEKETLASKNSENIHSLIRIYMKSGLYERAMKLGMKDSDVRNIYYSALSARLIGKYDIAIKQYQRVLSKSPNHLNSLLGLALSYRAKKDNSHATKYFKAYINHGGNNQNVLNAMQNLSK; this comes from the coding sequence ATGAAAAAGATTAAAAAAATAATATTTATATTATTTCTTTTCCCATTTGTACTTAGAGCAGATTTTTTAGAAAGTTTACAAAATATTGATCTTTTATTACAAAAAGGTAAATATCAAGAGGCATTAGCTCAAGGTCGTGAACTTTCTAAAACAGAGATATCAGATGAGGATAGAAAGGCACTTCAAAATCTTTTATCTAAGATAGAAGAAAAAATTAAAAAAGAAAATGCGAATACAAATACTTCTTCTGAAGGGGTATATAATAATACTGGAGAAATAAACTTTACAACAGATGAAGAAAAAACTGAGGATTTAGAAAGTGTATCAAATGGAACAGTGGCTTATCCAGGTGATGAAATAAATGATGCTTCTAGATATGCAGAATTTGATAGACTTGAAAAAGAAACATTAGCTTCAAAAAATTCAGAAAATATACATTCTTTAATTAGAATATATATGAAAAGTGGACTATATGAAAGAGCAATGAAATTAGGAATGAAAGATAGTGATGTTAGAAATATTTACTATAGTGCATTATCTGCAAGATTAATAGGTAAATATGATATAGCTATAAAACAATATCAAAGAGTTTTATCTAAAAGTCCTAATCATTTAAATTCGTTATTAGGTTTAGCATTATCATATAGAGCTAAAAAAGATAATTCACATGCAACAAAGTATTTTAAAGCATATATAAATCACGGTGGTAATAATCAAAATGTATTAAATGCAATGCAAAATTTATCTAAATAG
- a CDS encoding MBL fold metallo-hydrolase codes for MKVAILGSSSSGNSTFVEVGSNKILIDVGFSLKKIEEKLSEIGEYLKNINAVFITHEHGDHVKSLGPILRKYDITVYIHRDSFEVLKNKIGNFDKEKICILDDRKVFLNNACVTNFDLEHDASHCLGYCFEENNKKFVYITDTGYVSKILLYNCMDADVIALESNYDLDLLMNGSYPWDIKNRIKSKYGHLSNQDALNILKKVYSNKLKKVFLMHLSEENNIEALAINNIKSEFNNLNIEVSGEKITSIFEI; via the coding sequence ATGAAAGTAGCGATACTAGGAAGTAGCAGTAGCGGAAATTCTACCTTTGTAGAAGTGGGTAGTAATAAAATATTAATAGATGTAGGATTTAGTTTAAAGAAAATTGAAGAAAAACTTTCAGAAATAGGGGAATATTTAAAGAATATAAATGCTGTTTTCATAACGCATGAACATGGTGATCATGTTAAATCTTTAGGTCCTATACTTAGGAAATATGATATTACAGTATATATACATAGAGATTCTTTTGAAGTATTAAAAAATAAAATAGGTAATTTTGATAAAGAAAAAATATGTATTTTAGATGATAGAAAAGTTTTTTTAAATAATGCTTGTGTGACTAATTTTGATTTAGAACATGATGCAAGTCATTGTTTGGGTTACTGTTTTGAAGAGAATAATAAGAAATTTGTATATATAACTGATACAGGGTATGTAAGTAAAATTTTGTTATATAACTGCATGGATGCTGATGTAATAGCTCTTGAAAGTAATTATGATTTAGATCTTTTAATGAATGGTAGTTATCCTTGGGATATAAAAAATAGAATTAAAAGTAAGTATGGTCATTTAAGTAATCAAGATGCACTAAATATTTTAAAGAAAGTTTATTCAAATAAATTAAAAAAAGTATTTTTAATGCATTTAAGCGAAGAAAATAATATAGAAGCATTGGCGATTAATAATATTAAATCAGAATTTAATAATTTGAATATTGAAGTATCTGGTGAAAAAATAACAAGTATTTTTGAAATATAA
- the topA gene encoding type I DNA topoisomerase codes for MSKNLVIVESPSKAKTIKNILGSNYEVLASVGHVIDLPKKKIGIDIKNDFKPQYEIISDKKDILDNLKSKAKKADKVYLASDLDREGEAIAWHISNYIDQGDKVRRIEFNEITKTAIFNAVKHPRKINQDLVDSQQARRLLDRIVGYKISPLLWPMVGKNASAGRVQSVALKLICELEDEIKNFVSQKYFELGILIEKNISLDLYQINDEKIDKIYDEAVFNKSVKDIKDKEVLITELKTSKKTQKPPVVFKTSTLQQLASSYLGYNATKTMRIAQKLYEGIDVNGETKGLITYMRTDSIRVSDDAKQQAKKFIEENYGKEYVGNYYVTNKSKNIQDAHEGIRPTYVELTPEDIKGSLTNDEYKLYKLIWDRFIVSQFASVKYDQLQIKAEYREYKFKGTLNKITFDGYYKIYKDEDAISTFNFPSLDMNKEYKIDELITKNGETKPPTRYSEATLIKKLESLGIGRPSTYASIIEAIKSKNYVDVVEKRLMPTSFGKEVKQELDKNFKKIMNVKFTAEMENSLDEVANGKLNWIELLKSFYEKLEIEMKKYKEIQEDIKNKIIYTDMPCSDGNGKMLLKTGNFGKYLVCEFNSKDKISISGIEINDDDIKNDFVEIKDKVEVLLENKKGYKTDVFTENGKMYLLKNGRFGEYLESEDYENDNLRKPLSKEIRAKLKKSSIAVENGILKLNDILQENQNKDNEILENAGKCEKCGRDFVIKTGRYGKFLACSGYPECSNIKRIAKTATTKTKRKTTSTKKK; via the coding sequence ATGTCAAAAAATCTTGTTATAGTGGAGTCACCTTCAAAAGCTAAAACTATAAAAAATATATTGGGGAGTAATTATGAAGTTTTAGCATCTGTTGGACATGTTATAGACTTACCTAAAAAGAAAATAGGAATAGATATAAAAAATGATTTTAAACCTCAGTATGAGATTATTTCTGATAAAAAAGATATATTAGATAATTTGAAATCTAAAGCAAAAAAAGCTGACAAGGTATATCTAGCTTCCGATTTAGATAGAGAAGGAGAAGCTATAGCATGGCACATTTCTAATTATATAGATCAAGGTGATAAAGTTAGAAGAATAGAATTTAATGAAATAACAAAAACAGCAATTTTTAATGCAGTAAAACATCCTAGAAAAATTAATCAAGATTTAGTTGATTCACAACAAGCTAGAAGATTATTAGATAGAATAGTTGGATATAAGATATCACCTTTATTATGGCCCATGGTAGGTAAAAATGCTTCAGCTGGTAGGGTTCAATCTGTTGCTTTAAAATTGATATGTGAATTAGAAGATGAAATTAAAAATTTTGTGAGTCAAAAATATTTTGAATTAGGAATATTAATAGAAAAAAATATAAGTCTAGATTTATATCAAATTAATGATGAAAAAATAGATAAAATATATGATGAAGCAGTGTTTAATAAATCGGTTAAAGATATAAAGGATAAAGAAGTTTTAATTACAGAATTAAAAACTTCTAAAAAAACTCAAAAACCACCTGTAGTATTTAAAACTAGTACTTTACAACAACTAGCATCTTCATATTTAGGATATAATGCTACCAAAACTATGAGAATAGCACAAAAACTATATGAAGGTATAGATGTTAATGGAGAAACTAAAGGTTTAATAACATATATGAGAACAGATTCTATAAGAGTTTCAGATGATGCAAAACAACAAGCTAAGAAATTTATAGAAGAAAATTATGGAAAAGAATATGTAGGAAACTACTATGTGACTAATAAGTCTAAAAATATTCAGGATGCTCATGAAGGGATTAGACCTACTTATGTTGAACTAACTCCAGAAGATATAAAAGGTTCTTTAACAAATGATGAATATAAGCTATACAAATTGATTTGGGATAGATTTATAGTTTCACAATTTGCTAGTGTTAAATATGATCAATTACAAATTAAGGCAGAGTATAGGGAATATAAATTCAAAGGAACTTTAAATAAAATAACTTTTGATGGTTATTATAAAATATATAAAGATGAGGATGCTATATCTACATTTAATTTTCCTAGTTTAGATATGAATAAAGAGTATAAAATAGATGAACTAATAACTAAAAATGGTGAAACTAAACCACCTACAAGATATAGTGAGGCAACCCTAATAAAAAAATTAGAATCTTTAGGAATAGGAAGACCTTCAACTTATGCAAGTATAATAGAGGCTATTAAAAGTAAAAATTATGTTGATGTAGTAGAGAAAAGACTTATGCCTACATCTTTTGGTAAAGAAGTTAAACAAGAACTTGATAAGAATTTTAAAAAGATAATGAATGTTAAATTTACTGCTGAAATGGAAAATAGTTTAGATGAAGTAGCAAATGGTAAATTAAATTGGATAGAATTATTAAAATCATTTTATGAAAAATTAGAAATTGAAATGAAAAAATATAAAGAAATACAAGAAGATATAAAAAACAAAATAATATACACTGATATGCCTTGTAGTGATGGTAATGGTAAAATGTTACTTAAGACAGGTAATTTTGGTAAGTATTTAGTGTGTGAATTTAATAGTAAAGATAAGATATCTATATCAGGGATAGAAATAAATGATGATGATATTAAAAATGATTTTGTTGAAATTAAAGATAAGGTTGAAGTTTTACTTGAAAATAAAAAAGGTTATAAAACAGATGTATTTACTGAAAATGGAAAGATGTATTTACTTAAAAATGGTAGATTTGGTGAATATTTAGAAAGTGAAGATTATGAAAATGACAATTTAAGAAAACCTTTAAGTAAAGAAATTAGAGCAAAACTAAAAAAATCAAGTATAGCTGTTGAAAATGGAATATTAAAATTAAATGATATTTTACAAGAAAATCAAAATAAAGATAATGAAATATTAGAAAATGCGGGTAAATGTGAAAAATGTGGTAGAGATTTCGTTATAAAAACAGGAAGATATGGAAAGTTTTTAGCATGTAGTGGATATCCTGAATGCTCTAATATTAAAAGAATTGCTAAAACGGCAACAACAAAAACTAAAAGAAAAACTACTTCAACAAAGAAAAAATAA
- a CDS encoding uracil-DNA glycosylase family protein — protein MWRRLGLKLRTLDTYISYRGKGKSILSEGNKNAEIMIILNDIKEEALLSGEILNSEEGKKLKDILNFIGIKLSDVYLTSLYKLDKGYINIGYNTIDGLLDILHTEILLVNPKYIISVGQEVFNVLVSDNLNLDMSKSNVDVYNSVGKIFKYNNMALIPIYDLSYITRAKKEEKSKIVEVLRSIK, from the coding sequence ATGTGGAGAAGGCTAGGATTAAAATTAAGAACATTAGATACATATATTTCTTATAGAGGAAAAGGTAAAAGTATATTATCTGAAGGAAATAAAAATGCTGAAATAATGATAATATTAAATGATATTAAAGAGGAAGCTCTTTTAAGTGGTGAAATTTTAAATAGTGAAGAAGGAAAGAAGTTGAAAGATATATTAAATTTTATAGGAATAAAATTATCGGACGTTTACTTAACTTCTTTGTATAAATTAGATAAAGGCTATATTAATATAGGATATAATACTATAGATGGGTTACTTGATATTTTACATACAGAAATTTTGTTAGTAAATCCTAAATATATAATATCTGTAGGTCAAGAAGTATTTAATGTATTAGTATCAGATAATTTAAATTTAGATATGAGTAAGTCTAATGTGGATGTATATAATAGTGTGGGAAAAATATTTAAATATAATAATATGGCACTTATTCCAATATATGATTTATCATATATTACAAGGGCAAAGAAAGAAGAAAAATCAAAAATTGTAGAAGTTTTAAGGAGTATTAAATGA
- the asnS gene encoding asparagine--tRNA ligase, translating to MKLRELQLNIKEYLGQEVELNGWVKKIRAQKNFGFIEFNDGTYFQGIQVVFEDKLNNFEEISKLTIYSSIKVKGQIVESQGKGQSYEIKATEISVYDKADSDNPLQNKRHGMDFLRTIAHLRPRTNTFNAAFRVRSLLAYAIHKFFMDQDFVYVQTPLFTGIDAEGAGEMFQVTTFDLNNIDKTEEGKIDYTKDFFGKPAYLTVTGQLHVEAFASAFHNTYTFGPTFRAEESFTPRHAAEFWMVEPEMAFATLENNMDVAEKMIKYIIKYVMDNAPLEMDFFDTFIEKGIKEKLINIVENEFARITYTEAVNILKESGVEFVVPVEWGMDLKSEHERYLAEVVFKKPVFVTDYPKDIKAFYMKLNEDGKTVRAMDLLAPGIGEIVGGSQREDDYEKLVSVMKEKGLNVENYEWYLHLRRFGSFPHSGYGLGFERMLMYITGISNIRDVLTYPRTTKSLEY from the coding sequence ATGAAATTAAGAGAATTACAATTAAATATAAAAGAATATTTAGGACAAGAAGTTGAATTAAATGGATGGGTAAAAAAAATAAGAGCTCAAAAGAATTTTGGGTTTATTGAATTTAATGATGGTACATATTTCCAAGGAATACAAGTAGTTTTTGAAGATAAATTAAATAATTTTGAAGAAATTTCAAAATTAACTATATATTCATCAATAAAAGTTAAAGGTCAAATAGTTGAATCACAAGGTAAAGGTCAATCATATGAGATCAAAGCAACAGAAATAAGTGTTTATGATAAAGCTGATTCTGATAATCCTTTACAAAATAAAAGACATGGTATGGATTTTCTAAGAACTATAGCACATTTAAGACCAAGAACAAATACTTTTAATGCAGCATTTAGAGTTAGATCATTATTAGCTTATGCTATACATAAATTCTTTATGGATCAAGACTTTGTTTATGTACAAACACCTTTATTCACAGGAATAGATGCTGAAGGTGCTGGAGAAATGTTCCAAGTTACAACATTTGATTTAAATAATATAGATAAAACTGAAGAAGGTAAAATAGACTATACTAAAGATTTCTTTGGAAAACCTGCATATTTAACAGTTACAGGTCAATTACATGTTGAAGCATTTGCATCAGCTTTCCATAATACTTATACATTTGGACCGACATTTAGAGCAGAAGAATCATTTACTCCAAGACATGCAGCAGAGTTTTGGATGGTAGAACCAGAAATGGCATTTGCAACTCTTGAAAATAACATGGATGTTGCAGAAAAAATGATTAAGTATATTATAAAATATGTAATGGATAATGCTCCACTTGAAATGGATTTCTTCGATACTTTTATAGAAAAAGGAATTAAAGAAAAATTAATTAATATAGTTGAAAATGAATTTGCGCGTATTACGTATACTGAAGCAGTTAATATATTAAAAGAATCAGGAGTAGAATTTGTTGTACCTGTTGAATGGGGAATGGATTTAAAATCAGAACACGAAAGATATTTAGCTGAAGTTGTATTTAAAAAACCAGTATTTGTAACAGATTATCCAAAAGATATTAAAGCATTCTATATGAAACTTAATGAAGATGGTAAAACAGTTAGAGCTATGGATTTACTTGCACCAGGAATTGGAGAAATAGTAGGAGGTAGCCAAAGAGAAGATGATTATGAAAAACTTGTTTCTGTAATGAAAGAAAAAGGGTTAAATGTTGAAAATTATGAATGGTACTTACATCTTAGAAGATTTGGTTCTTTCCCTCATTCAGGATATGGGTTAGGATTTGAAAGAATGTTAATGTATATAACTGGTATATCTAATATTAGAGATGTATTAACTTATCCAAGAACAACTAAGAGTTTAGAATATTAA
- the ychF gene encoding redox-regulated ATPase YchF, which yields MIGIGIVGLPNVGKSTLFNAITKTQNAEAANYPFATIEPNVGIVSVPDKRLDELAQIINPKKVVGASVEFVDIAGLVKGAASGEGLGNKFLANIRNTIAICQVVRCFDDENIIHVEGSVDPMRDIEIINSELILADIDTVENAINKNSKLAKNNKDAKKLVEVLEKCKLVLEEYKMLSSYNFDQEELDLIKTYQFLTLKPMMFGLNISEDDLISGVDNDYVKKVKEYAKTINAECVTFSAKVESELIEIEDEDERNEFIESLGISEPSLNRFIRVGFKLLGLISYFTAGVQEVRAWTIKKGTLAPRAASEIHSDIERGFIRAEVVEYDKFIEFNGWQGSKEKGAMRLEGKEYEVKDGDVMFFRFNV from the coding sequence ATGATAGGAATAGGAATAGTTGGATTACCTAATGTTGGGAAATCAACTTTATTTAACGCAATAACAAAAACACAAAATGCAGAAGCTGCAAATTATCCTTTTGCAACAATAGAACCTAATGTTGGAATAGTTTCAGTTCCTGATAAAAGATTAGATGAATTAGCTCAGATTATAAATCCTAAAAAAGTTGTTGGAGCTAGTGTAGAATTCGTAGATATTGCAGGGCTTGTTAAAGGTGCAGCAAGTGGAGAAGGTTTAGGAAATAAGTTTTTAGCAAATATTAGAAATACTATAGCAATTTGTCAAGTAGTTCGTTGTTTTGATGATGAGAATATAATTCACGTTGAAGGTAGTGTAGATCCCATGCGTGATATAGAAATTATAAATAGTGAGTTAATATTAGCTGATATAGATACTGTTGAAAATGCTATAAATAAAAATTCTAAACTTGCAAAAAATAATAAGGATGCAAAAAAATTAGTAGAAGTTTTAGAAAAATGTAAGTTAGTTTTAGAAGAATATAAAATGTTATCAAGTTATAATTTTGATCAAGAAGAACTAGACCTTATTAAAACATATCAATTTTTAACATTAAAACCAATGATGTTTGGACTTAATATATCTGAAGATGATTTAATAAGTGGTGTTGATAATGATTATGTTAAAAAAGTTAAGGAATATGCTAAAACTATAAATGCAGAATGTGTAACATTTTCAGCTAAGGTTGAATCAGAATTAATAGAAATAGAAGATGAAGATGAAAGAAATGAATTTATAGAAAGCTTAGGAATATCAGAACCTAGTTTAAATAGATTCATTAGAGTAGGATTTAAATTACTTGGTTTAATTTCGTATTTTACAGCTGGAGTTCAAGAAGTTAGAGCATGGACAATAAAAAAAGGAACACTTGCTCCACGTGCTGCAAGTGAAATTCATTCTGATATAGAAAGAGGATTTATAAGAGCTGAAGTTGTTGAATATGATAAGTTTATAGAATTTAATGGTTGGCAAGGAAGTAAAGAAAAAGGTGCTATGAGACTTGAAGGTAAGGAGTATGAGGTTAAAGATGGAGATGTTATGTTCTTCAGATTTAATGTTTAA
- a CDS encoding GTPase, translating to MEKKCKGCGVKLQSQNPNLEGYIPENKINTPNIICKRCFRLKHYGENLEKEEDKELYQIEVKKAINEADIILPIFDIIDFESSFTNEIIDLLEDKTFIPIINKIDLLPSYIHVAEISKWVTYNMTENNLFPVDIAYVSAEKKYGINGIFRKIQYVAKNILKKSLDSNIKIAVIGVSNVGKSRIINLLLDKNVSTVSKFSGTTKKNTKNVKQTKEYRLTIIDTPGLIPEGRLSDLLNSNLSYKLVPSKEISRKTYRLKEKQVFMLSNLAYFEVLSIPEDKNTAIVSVYSSKEVKFHLTNLEKAKELWNNNDFFKFLDEENFEKYNKNEFDEETFEIEDLEDLVIAGLGYIEVKRGPIKLKLYKPKNAKAVVRKSISKNADFDDEEDFEDGDLMW from the coding sequence ATGGAAAAAAAATGTAAAGGATGTGGAGTTAAGTTACAGTCACAAAATCCTAATCTTGAAGGGTATATACCTGAAAATAAGATAAATACACCTAATATAATATGTAAAAGATGCTTTAGATTAAAGCATTATGGTGAAAATTTAGAAAAAGAAGAAGATAAAGAACTTTATCAAATAGAAGTGAAAAAAGCAATAAATGAAGCTGATATAATTTTACCTATATTTGATATAATAGATTTTGAATCTTCTTTTACAAATGAAATTATTGATTTATTAGAAGATAAAACTTTTATTCCTATAATTAATAAAATAGATTTATTACCATCATATATACATGTAGCAGAAATATCAAAATGGGTTACATATAATATGACTGAAAACAATCTATTTCCAGTAGATATAGCCTATGTATCAGCTGAGAAAAAATATGGAATAAATGGTATATTTAGAAAAATACAATATGTTGCTAAAAATATATTAAAGAAAAGTTTGGATTCAAATATTAAAATAGCGGTAATTGGAGTTTCTAATGTAGGAAAATCAAGAATAATTAACTTGTTATTAGATAAAAATGTCTCTACAGTATCTAAATTTTCTGGTACGACTAAGAAAAATACTAAAAATGTTAAACAAACTAAGGAATATAGATTAACTATAATAGATACTCCTGGACTTATTCCAGAAGGAAGATTATCAGATCTTTTAAATTCAAATTTATCATATAAATTAGTTCCTAGTAAAGAAATATCAAGAAAAACTTATAGACTTAAAGAAAAACAAGTATTTATGTTATCAAATCTTGCATATTTTGAAGTATTATCTATACCAGAAGATAAAAATACTGCTATAGTTTCTGTTTATTCATCTAAAGAAGTTAAATTTCATTTAACTAATTTAGAAAAAGCAAAGGAATTATGGAATAATAATGACTTTTTCAAGTTTTTAGATGAAGAAAATTTTGAGAAATATAATAAAAATGAATTTGATGAAGAAACATTTGAAATAGAAGATTTAGAAGATTTAGTTATAGCAGGACTTGGGTATATAGAAGTTAAAAGAGGTCCAATTAAACTTAAGTTATATAAACCTAAAAATGCTAAGGCAGTTGTTAGAAAGTCCATATCTAAAAATGCAGATTTTGATGATGAGGAAGATTTTGAAGATGGTGATTTAATGTGGTAA
- a CDS encoding mechanosensitive ion channel family protein: MDFLEFKNIILWFRTHVLSILLAFILISMYSKILNKIVGIIDKYFLFNIKDKGIKSFVKSFLKVIIQIIYVYVVLLLLGVNLTALFGIIGAISVVVGFAFKEIIQNIFGGLIILFFKPFKVGDVIEYKNFIGTVSKIEIFYTRVVNFQNEIVIIPNGSIITNELKNITTQNNRRLDLVIGVDYSANIEDVKRILNEILNDCEYIIKDAKHLVGLTEFAASSMNFSVFVYVLPENYMLAKLFILEQIKIRFDNAGINIPFNQIDIHLYKEN; encoded by the coding sequence ATGGATTTTTTAGAATTTAAAAATATAATACTATGGTTTAGAACGCATGTTCTTTCAATATTATTAGCCTTTATACTAATAAGTATGTATTCTAAAATATTAAATAAAATTGTAGGAATAATAGATAAATACTTTCTATTTAACATAAAAGATAAAGGAATTAAAAGTTTTGTTAAATCATTTCTTAAGGTAATAATTCAAATAATATATGTATATGTAGTATTACTTTTATTAGGAGTTAATTTAACAGCTTTATTTGGAATAATTGGAGCTATTTCTGTAGTTGTAGGGTTTGCATTTAAGGAAATTATACAAAATATTTTTGGTGGTTTAATAATTTTATTCTTTAAACCTTTCAAAGTTGGGGATGTAATAGAGTATAAAAACTTTATAGGTACTGTATCTAAAATAGAAATTTTTTATACAAGAGTAGTTAATTTTCAAAATGAAATTGTTATTATACCGAATGGATCTATAATTACAAATGAGCTTAAGAATATAACAACTCAAAATAATAGAAGATTAGATTTAGTTATAGGAGTAGATTATTCAGCTAATATAGAAGATGTAAAGAGAATATTAAATGAAATATTAAATGATTGCGAATATATAATTAAAGATGCTAAACATTTAGTGGGACTTACAGAATTTGCCGCATCATCTATGAATTTTAGTGTTTTTGTATACGTATTACCAGAAAACTATATGCTTGCTAAATTATTTATTTTAGAACAAATTAAAATTAGGTTTGATAATGCTGGAATAAATATACCATTTAATCAAATTGACATACATTTGTATAAGGAGAATTAA
- the xerA gene encoding site-specific tyrosine recombinase/integron integrase yields the protein MKSILSKFIYYQEVVLNKSFNTVKSYKKDLEQFVDYLINNEGINDFNEVEVFTFRSFIAYLNLELKVNKRSINRKLSAIRTFFKYLLENGYIEENKTVYISTPKFEKALPNYLTKDDFDKIRENINLEKILGLRDRAIVELLYSSGIRSMELLDLNESMINFSEREIRVIGKGNKERITFFSNTAKKYILEYIERKKKEYKNYTKDILFVNKNGEKLDSRSLRRLITNYGKKSNLNKEVTPHVFRHSFATELLNQGVDIRYVQELLGHSSIATTQFYTHISKSVLKDAYMKSHPFAK from the coding sequence ATGAAAAGTATATTATCAAAATTTATCTATTATCAAGAAGTTGTTTTAAATAAAAGTTTTAATACAGTTAAATCGTATAAAAAAGATTTAGAACAATTTGTAGATTATTTAATTAATAATGAAGGAATAAATGATTTTAATGAAGTTGAAGTATTTACATTTAGATCATTTATTGCTTATTTAAATTTAGAACTTAAAGTTAATAAAAGAAGTATTAATAGAAAATTGTCAGCTATAAGAACGTTTTTTAAGTATTTATTGGAAAATGGATATATAGAAGAAAATAAAACAGTATATATAAGTACGCCTAAATTTGAAAAAGCATTGCCTAATTATTTAACTAAAGATGATTTTGATAAAATAAGGGAAAATATAAATTTAGAAAAAATATTAGGTTTAAGAGATAGAGCCATAGTTGAATTACTCTATTCAAGTGGAATTCGTTCTATGGAGCTTCTAGATTTAAATGAATCTATGATTAATTTTTCTGAAAGAGAAATTAGGGTAATAGGTAAAGGAAATAAAGAAAGAATAACATTTTTTAGTAATACAGCTAAAAAATATATATTAGAATATATAGAAAGAAAGAAAAAAGAATATAAAAATTATACAAAAGATATATTGTTTGTTAATAAAAATGGAGAAAAACTTGATTCAAGATCATTAAGAAGATTGATTACTAATTACGGTAAAAAATCAAATCTTAATAAAGAAGTTACACCACATGTTTTTAGACATAGTTTTGCAACTGAACTCTTAAATCAAGGAGTAGATATAAGGTATGTACAAGAATTATTAGGGCATAGTAGTATAGCTACAACTCAATTTTATACACATATAAGTAAAAGTGTTTTAAAGGATGCGTATATGAAATCACATCCTTTTGCCAAATAA